One part of the Orenia metallireducens genome encodes these proteins:
- a CDS encoding phage tail fiber protein, giving the protein MSNMCNYLENKLLDHVLRNVPYTSPTTIYIALLTSNPAEAGDITSEVSGGSYARQAITFDEIVDGVTQNTYDIEFPQATADWGIITHVILMDAETGGNPLFYAELTTAKTITTDDIFKVPISELTVKLD; this is encoded by the coding sequence ATGTCTAATATGTGTAATTATCTAGAAAATAAATTGCTTGATCATGTATTAAGAAATGTACCCTATACATCACCTACTACAATCTATATAGCTTTGTTAACTTCTAATCCAGCAGAAGCAGGAGATATTACAAGTGAGGTTTCTGGAGGTAGTTATGCAAGGCAAGCAATAACCTTTGATGAGATTGTAGATGGAGTAACACAGAATACCTATGATATTGAATTTCCACAAGCAACAGCTGACTGGGGAATAATTACTCATGTTATATTAATGGATGCTGAAACTGGTGGTAATCCATTATTTTATGCAGAGTTAACTACTGCTAAAACTATCACTACTGACGATATATTTAAAGTTCCAATTAGTGAGTTAACAGTAAAGTTAGATTAA